Proteins encoded by one window of Lutibacter sp. A64:
- a CDS encoding endonuclease/exonuclease/phosphatase family protein, with product MFSFFKSKGKIKHAYTIAFYNLENLFDTKNDPAILDDDFTPKGRKKWSYKRYKRKIKKLSSVIRQIGTEKSFYTPAIIGVVEVENRAVLVDLINTNNLKNEHYGIVHYDSPDERGIDVALLYKKELFELLHSETFPLYINAENGERDYTRDVLLVKGNLNGELIHVLVNHWPSRRSGEDFTEINRIKAAELVSSITNKISNEFEDAKIIIMGDFNDDPTSKSVKKYLVNDTFYNPMERLIASGNGSLNYKKTWHLFDQVIFSKNFLTAKENKHSFKYAEVFDRYFLKEWKGKYKGNPFRTYVGKWYQGGFSDHFPVYVYLKKN from the coding sequence ATGTTTTCATTTTTTAAATCGAAAGGAAAAATTAAACACGCATATACCATTGCATTTTACAATCTCGAAAATTTATTTGATACCAAAAACGATCCGGCTATTTTAGATGATGACTTTACTCCAAAAGGGAGGAAAAAATGGAGTTATAAAAGATATAAAAGAAAAATTAAGAAATTAAGCAGTGTAATACGTCAAATTGGTACCGAGAAATCTTTTTATACACCAGCTATTATTGGTGTTGTTGAAGTTGAGAATAGAGCTGTTTTGGTTGATTTAATCAATACAAATAATTTAAAAAATGAACATTATGGAATTGTGCATTACGATTCTCCAGATGAACGTGGAATTGATGTTGCTTTGCTTTATAAAAAAGAATTGTTTGAATTGTTGCATTCTGAAACTTTTCCACTTTATATAAATGCTGAAAATGGAGAGAGGGATTATACAAGAGATGTTTTATTAGTGAAAGGAAATTTAAATGGTGAATTGATTCATGTGTTAGTAAATCATTGGCCTTCTAGAAGAAGTGGAGAGGATTTTACAGAAATAAATAGAATTAAAGCTGCAGAATTAGTTTCAAGTATTACCAATAAAATTTCAAATGAATTTGAAGACGCTAAAATTATTATAATGGGTGATTTTAATGATGATCCAACCAGTAAGAGTGTTAAAAAATATTTAGTAAATGATACTTTTTATAACCCTATGGAGCGTTTAATTGCTTCAGGAAATGGCAGCTTAAACTATAAAAAGACCTGGCATTTATTTGATCAGGTGATTTTTTCTAAAAATTTCTTAACTGCAAAAGAAAATAAACATTCTTTTAAATACGCTGAAGTTTTTGATAGATACTTTTTAAAGGAATGGAAAGGAAAGTATAAAGGTAATCCGTTTAGAACTTATGTAGGTAAATGGTATCAGGGTGGTTTTAGTGATCATTTTCCGGTTTATGTTTATTTAAAAAAGAATTAG
- a CDS encoding DUF5689 domain-containing protein, which translates to MNKFKRLKFTTFLFLIISLYLSCVKDDGFSTPKVDCNEPEITATNTITQVKDMYTFGGATKIETDVIIEGYVVSNDKSGNIYKSLSIQDKPENPTAAIKISIDQSDIYTSYNVGRKVYVKLKGLAIGYSFGSIQIGKATDTELGRIPSLEVKNHIIRSCEVAEIIPKKVTIDELSEAMLEMLIRIDNVQFKTTELGNAYANIKNSTTENRTLESFNNNCNLTGEVLLRNSGYSDFKNELLPEGKGSVVAIFSNYYDDFQLYIRDTDDVKFTEPRCDYSNVLTPTVSLLEITEMYQNEMVEFGIDSNYIIEGYVISSDASGNFKNRISIQNAIENPTAGIQLLVDQDLIFENYNSGDKVFINLNKLYMNKVDGVLTIGFANGSGISKIETSKVGSFIFNSGENYTITPTEISISEINNPIYKNTLVTITNVQLTLNELGKAFAFYTGDSDGIRTIESCNEAIRLGVYTSGEASFANEKFPEGNGAITGVLTSTLEIRKLEDVAFNSAYEECPVIIPKIMITEVADPKNSVSSRFVELYNAGTTEIDLTGWKLNKYVNGSTSVSSSPVVFSGIIIPAGGFVIVANTGFAELFSITPTITSTYISGNGDDVYELVDNSGNRIDIFGVIGEDGNGTNWEYLDGQAVRNLDINEPNKIFTSSEWTCFSDANNNLISNPNTPKIAPNGFSINLR; encoded by the coding sequence ATGAATAAATTCAAAAGATTAAAATTTACCACATTTTTATTCCTTATAATAAGTCTATATTTAAGTTGTGTAAAAGATGATGGTTTTTCAACTCCGAAAGTAGATTGTAACGAGCCCGAAATTACAGCAACAAACACCATTACACAAGTAAAAGACATGTACACTTTTGGTGGCGCAACAAAAATAGAAACCGATGTAATTATTGAAGGTTATGTAGTTTCTAACGATAAATCTGGTAATATTTACAAATCACTTTCTATACAAGACAAACCAGAAAATCCGACTGCAGCAATAAAAATATCGATAGATCAATCAGATATTTACACAAGTTATAATGTAGGACGAAAAGTATATGTAAAATTAAAAGGGTTAGCAATTGGCTATAGTTTTGGAAGTATTCAAATAGGAAAAGCAACAGACACAGAATTGGGCAGAATACCTTCACTAGAAGTTAAAAACCATATTATTCGCTCTTGCGAAGTGGCAGAAATTATTCCAAAGAAAGTAACAATTGATGAGCTTAGCGAAGCTATGCTAGAAATGTTAATTCGAATAGATAATGTACAATTTAAAACTACAGAACTTGGAAACGCGTATGCAAATATTAAAAATTCTACTACAGAAAATAGAACTCTAGAAAGTTTTAATAACAATTGTAATTTAACAGGAGAAGTACTGCTAAGAAATAGTGGTTATTCCGATTTTAAAAACGAATTATTACCAGAAGGAAAAGGAAGTGTTGTGGCAATTTTCAGTAATTATTACGACGATTTTCAATTGTATATTCGAGATACAGATGATGTAAAGTTTACAGAACCAAGGTGCGATTATTCTAACGTATTAACGCCAACTGTTTCTCTTTTAGAAATAACTGAAATGTATCAAAATGAAATGGTTGAATTTGGAATTGACTCTAATTATATTATTGAAGGTTATGTAATATCTAGCGATGCCTCTGGAAATTTTAAAAACCGCATTAGCATACAAAATGCTATAGAAAACCCAACCGCCGGAATTCAATTATTAGTTGATCAAGATTTAATTTTTGAAAATTATAATAGTGGAGATAAAGTTTTTATTAACTTAAACAAATTGTATATGAATAAAGTAGATGGTGTTTTAACAATTGGTTTCGCAAACGGATCTGGAATTTCCAAAATTGAGACTTCAAAAGTTGGCAGTTTTATTTTTAATAGCGGAGAAAACTACACCATAACACCAACTGAAATTTCTATTTCTGAAATAAACAATCCTATTTATAAAAATACATTAGTAACTATAACAAATGTTCAATTAACTTTAAATGAATTAGGAAAAGCTTTTGCCTTTTATACAGGAGATAGCGATGGAATTAGAACAATAGAATCGTGTAACGAAGCTATAAGATTAGGTGTTTATACAAGTGGAGAGGCTTCTTTTGCAAATGAAAAGTTTCCAGAAGGTAACGGTGCTATTACAGGTGTTTTAACTTCAACCTTAGAAATTAGAAAACTAGAAGATGTAGCGTTTAACTCAGCCTATGAAGAATGCCCAGTTATTATTCCTAAAATAATGATTACAGAAGTGGCTGATCCAAAAAATAGTGTTTCATCTAGATTTGTTGAACTGTACAATGCAGGAACTACTGAAATAGATTTAACAGGTTGGAAATTGAATAAATATGTAAATGGATCGACTTCCGTTTCTAGTTCTCCAGTTGTTTTTTCTGGAATTATAATTCCGGCAGGTGGTTTTGTTATTGTTGCAAATACCGGGTTTGCAGAACTGTTTTCTATAACTCCAACCATTACATCTACCTATATTTCAGGAAATGGAGACGACGTGTACGAGCTGGTTGACAACTCTGGAAATAGAATTGATATTTTTGGTGTTATTGGTGAAGATGGCAATGGAACAAATTGGGAATATTTAGACGGACAAGCTGTTAGAAATTTAGATATAAACGAACCAAATAAAATATTTACCAGTAGCGAATGGACCTGCTTCTCAGATGCTAATAATAATTTAATTTCTAACCCAAATACGCCGAAAATTGCTCCAAACGGATTTTCTATAAATTTAAGATAA
- a CDS encoding TonB-dependent receptor, producing the protein MKKLIILGFLCFVYGYNLKAQTTSSTKGKVLESTSKKPLKGVSITLGNNLFFVETDLNGDFSIENIPKGSYILYINSEDYQSQKIPIIIDENKTLNLGVIYVSKIVINEDENSLIVLTDDDFLDDGERSSDYTAGLFQSSKDAFLRAASFNFSQAWFKVRGYDSSYGSILINGIEMNKLYDGRPQWSNWGGLNDVFRNQEFSNGIQASENNFGGILGTTNFNTRASEYRPGGKVSFASANKSYTGRIMAMYATGFNKNNWAFVASASKRYAQEGYFEGASYNAWSAFIAAEKKLNNNHSLNITAITSFNRRGKSSPNTQEVYNLKGMQYNAYWGAQEGDNRNSRIKEIFEPIIMLSHYYEKDRTTLKTTLAYQFGHIGNSRLGYFNTPNPDPTYWKYLPSSFIQFEDNLDYTNAYLTEQDFLKNGQLNWQEMYQKNADNGNSLYYLYEDRVDDNQLTLSSVFAKNINGNLNLHAGISFKNLTSNNYANMLDLLGGNGFVDLDQYATGDARQNDLNNPDRLVSVNDKFQYNYTINASVANAFTQAQFSKNKLDYFVALNLKNTNYQRNGLYKNGTYSNSSFGKSEKLTFTDISLKGGFTYKITGRHLVNLNTAYVSNAPTIRTTFSNSRVNNNITPNLTSEKVITSDINYIFRNPKIQARITGFYTQFTNAIETSFFFAEGLLGDQADFVNEIITGVSKKNIGAELSFEYQVVPSVKLIAVGSYGQFTYNNNPNLYLQSESLIDESSDFGTAYLKDYRVSGTPQEAYSLGFEYRDPNYWWFQLNGNLLRNNYLDISPLLRTDNFYTDADGVPFINDETGVEVAQDQIDALLKQEKFEEAFLLNAVGGKSWKINQYYAGFFIGINNVLGEVFKTGGFEQSRKSNYPELKQDKQLEKPIFGPKYWYGNKASYYLNFYVRF; encoded by the coding sequence ATGAAAAAGCTAATAATCTTAGGTTTTTTGTGCTTCGTATATGGCTATAATTTAAAAGCACAAACCACTTCTTCAACTAAAGGAAAAGTTCTTGAAAGTACCTCAAAAAAACCACTAAAAGGTGTTTCTATAACTTTAGGAAATAATTTATTTTTTGTTGAAACTGACTTAAATGGTGATTTTAGTATTGAAAATATACCTAAAGGATCTTATATACTTTACATAAATTCTGAAGATTATCAATCACAAAAAATTCCAATTATTATTGATGAAAATAAGACTTTAAATTTAGGCGTAATTTATGTATCTAAAATAGTAATAAATGAAGATGAAAATAGCTTAATAGTTTTAACTGACGACGATTTTCTTGATGATGGTGAACGAAGTTCAGATTATACCGCTGGATTATTTCAGTCTTCTAAAGACGCATTTTTAAGAGCTGCTTCTTTTAATTTTAGCCAAGCATGGTTTAAAGTCCGAGGATACGATTCTAGTTATGGTTCTATTTTAATTAATGGTATTGAAATGAATAAATTGTACGATGGCAGGCCACAATGGAGTAATTGGGGCGGGTTAAATGATGTTTTTAGAAATCAAGAATTTTCTAATGGAATACAAGCTTCAGAAAATAATTTTGGAGGCATTTTAGGAACAACAAATTTTAACACACGTGCTTCGGAATATCGCCCAGGAGGAAAAGTCTCTTTTGCTTCAGCAAATAAAAGTTATACAGGGCGTATTATGGCAATGTATGCAACAGGTTTTAATAAAAACAATTGGGCATTTGTTGCTTCTGCTTCTAAAAGATATGCACAAGAAGGATATTTTGAAGGGGCATCATACAATGCTTGGTCTGCATTTATTGCTGCTGAAAAAAAGCTAAATAACAATCATAGTTTAAATATTACAGCTATAACTTCATTTAATCGCAGAGGAAAATCTTCACCAAATACTCAAGAAGTTTACAACTTAAAAGGAATGCAATACAATGCGTATTGGGGAGCGCAAGAAGGCGATAACAGAAACTCAAGAATTAAAGAAATTTTTGAACCAATTATAATGTTGAGTCATTATTATGAAAAAGATAGAACTACCTTAAAAACTACATTAGCCTATCAATTTGGACATATTGGAAATAGTAGATTGGGTTATTTTAATACCCCAAATCCAGATCCTACTTATTGGAAATATTTACCGAGTAGTTTTATACAATTTGAAGATAATCTAGACTATACAAATGCCTATTTAACAGAACAAGATTTTTTAAAAAACGGACAATTAAATTGGCAAGAAATGTATCAGAAAAATGCCGATAATGGTAACTCTTTATATTATTTATATGAAGACAGGGTTGATGATAATCAACTCACATTAAGCTCTGTTTTCGCCAAAAATATAAATGGTAATTTAAACTTACATGCAGGTATTTCATTTAAAAATTTAACCTCTAATAATTATGCAAATATGTTAGATTTATTAGGCGGTAATGGTTTTGTAGATTTAGATCAATATGCCACAGGAGATGCAAGACAAAACGATTTAAACAACCCAGATAGATTGGTTTCCGTTAACGATAAGTTTCAATACAATTACACAATAAATGCTTCCGTTGCAAATGCCTTTACACAAGCACAGTTTTCTAAAAACAAACTCGATTATTTTGTTGCTTTAAACTTAAAAAACACAAATTATCAACGAAATGGTTTGTATAAAAATGGAACTTATTCAAATAGTTCCTTCGGAAAAAGTGAAAAACTAACTTTTACAGATATAAGCTTAAAAGGCGGGTTTACCTATAAAATAACAGGAAGACATTTGGTTAATTTAAATACCGCTTATGTTTCAAATGCGCCAACAATTAGAACCACATTTTCAAACTCTAGAGTAAATAACAATATTACACCCAATTTAACCAGTGAAAAAGTTATTACTAGCGACATAAATTATATTTTTAGAAATCCCAAAATACAAGCCAGAATAACTGGTTTTTATACACAATTTACAAACGCCATAGAAACATCTTTCTTTTTCGCCGAAGGCTTATTAGGTGACCAAGCAGATTTTGTAAACGAAATTATTACAGGTGTATCTAAAAAAAATATTGGAGCGGAGCTCAGTTTTGAGTATCAAGTTGTGCCTTCAGTAAAATTAATTGCTGTAGGTTCTTATGGTCAATTTACATACAATAACAACCCCAATTTATACTTACAATCCGAAAGTTTAATTGATGAAAGTAGTGATTTTGGAACAGCTTATTTAAAAGATTACCGAGTTTCTGGAACACCACAAGAAGCTTATTCTTTAGGTTTTGAATATAGAGATCCAAACTATTGGTGGTTTCAACTAAATGGAAATTTACTCCGCAATAATTATTTAGATATTTCACCTTTATTAAGAACCGATAATTTTTATACAGATGCAGATGGAGTTCCTTTTATAAATGATGAAACAGGTGTTGAAGTAGCACAAGATCAAATTGATGCTTTATTAAAACAAGAAAAATTTGAAGAAGCTTTTTTATTAAATGCCGTTGGAGGAAAATCTTGGAAGATAAACCAATACTATGCTGGTTTTTTTATTGGTATAAATAATGTTTTAGGCGAAGTTTTTAAAACAGGTGGCTTTGAACAATCTAGAAAATCTAATTATCCAGAATTAAAACAAGATAAACAATTAGAAAAACCAATTTTTGGTCCAAAATATTGGTACGGAAATAAAGCCTCGTACTATTTAAATTTTTATGTAAGATTTTAA
- a CDS encoding endonuclease/exonuclease/phosphatase family protein, producing MKYILQLFLPFLFISNALFAQENYQIRTVAFYNLENLFDTENDTLKNDEASPIMGMKEGREEVYQQKLENMSKVLAEIGTKEAKKSAAIIGIAEVENRKVIEDLLETDNLKNKQYDIIHYDSPDLRGIDVALLYKPAFFRPTHHEVFELKLWDENGMRIYTRDQLLVSGYLDDELIHIIVNHWPSRRGGEAKSSPKREKAAYLVTQIIEKIKLTDPNPKVIIMGDLNDDPHNASLKKVLKTKSKKADVKEGDIYNPMEDMFRRGQNTLVYRDKINLFDQIMFTSPLLTTKKDYSTYKMYKANVFNPQYLTTQTGKYKGYPHRSFAGSNFINGYSDHYPVYIYLIKETSANQLKN from the coding sequence ATGAAATATATTTTACAACTTTTTTTACCTTTTCTTTTTATTTCTAATGCACTTTTTGCACAAGAAAATTATCAAATTAGAACTGTTGCTTTTTATAATTTAGAGAACTTATTTGATACTGAAAATGATACTTTAAAAAATGATGAAGCCAGTCCAATTATGGGAATGAAAGAAGGGCGCGAAGAAGTATATCAACAAAAGCTAGAAAACATGTCTAAGGTACTTGCTGAAATTGGAACTAAAGAAGCAAAAAAATCTGCAGCAATTATTGGTATTGCTGAAGTTGAAAACAGAAAAGTGATAGAAGATTTACTTGAAACTGATAATTTAAAAAATAAACAGTACGATATTATTCATTACGATTCTCCAGATTTAAGAGGAATTGATGTGGCATTATTATACAAACCAGCTTTTTTTAGACCTACACATCACGAAGTTTTTGAGTTAAAATTATGGGATGAAAATGGAATGCGTATTTATACCAGAGATCAGTTGTTAGTTTCGGGTTATTTAGATGATGAGTTAATTCATATAATTGTAAATCACTGGCCTTCTAGAAGAGGAGGAGAAGCAAAAAGTAGCCCTAAAAGAGAAAAAGCAGCGTATTTAGTTACCCAAATTATTGAAAAAATAAAATTAACAGATCCAAACCCTAAAGTTATAATTATGGGCGATTTAAATGATGATCCGCATAACGCAAGTTTAAAAAAAGTACTAAAAACTAAGTCTAAAAAAGCCGATGTTAAAGAAGGCGATATTTACAACCCAATGGAAGATATGTTTAGACGTGGACAAAACACATTGGTTTATAGAGATAAGATTAATTTATTCGATCAAATTATGTTTACTTCTCCGCTTTTAACTACTAAAAAGGATTATTCTACATATAAAATGTATAAAGCAAACGTATTTAATCCTCAATATTTAACCACTCAAACTGGAAAATATAAAGGGTATCCACATAGAAGTTTTGCTGGTAGTAACTTTATTAATGGCTATAGCGATCACTATCCAGTTTATATCTATTTAATTAAAGAAACAAGCGCTAATCAACTAAAAAATTAA
- a CDS encoding alpha/beta hydrolase family protein, whose product MTQRIIMSILLSITFASASAQEVMTPKMLLELNKVSAKGISKDGKSVIYSTSKYNVAEDKKVTTVYQIPIEGGVPVEIASYKDLILNKNISPNGVYEIFTKDVKLKKVTGKDFYPEIKNSNVQIYDELNYRHWDTWEDGAYSHVFYKTTANGDDAIDIMPNEPFDCPQKPFGGSEDYLWSPDSQNILYVTKKLSGTAYATSTNTNIYSYNLASKTTTNLTEENKGYDTNPAFSSKNQLAWLQMKRDGYEADKNDIIVLIDGEKVNLTEDWDETIHSFAWDEKGDKIYFIAPNFGTVQLFEIKIPTSSKKILQPKQLTNGQFDVSSIVGQSKNLLVVNRRDMNHANELYTYNLKNGDLIQLSHANDATYNSIALSKVEKRMVKTSDGKDMLTWVIYPPNFDPSKKYPTILYCKGGPQGPLSQSYSFRWNYQLMAANGYIIVAPSRRGMPGFGVEWNEQISKDYGGQNMKDYLAAIDDISKESYVDTDRLGCIGASYGGFSAFYLAGHHEGRFKSFIAHDGMFNLRSMYGTTEELFFVNWDLGGPYWDKNNAAAQKTFNEFNPANYVDKWDTPILIIQGAKDYRVPVGQGLEAFQAAQLRGIKSKLLYFPEENHWVLNGQNSFIWHTEFYKWLEETL is encoded by the coding sequence ATGACACAAAGAATAATAATGAGTATACTTCTTTCAATAACTTTTGCAAGTGCTTCTGCACAAGAAGTTATGACACCAAAAATGCTTTTAGAATTAAATAAAGTTTCTGCAAAAGGGATTTCAAAAGATGGAAAAAGTGTAATTTATAGCACTTCAAAATATAATGTTGCTGAAGATAAAAAAGTAACCACAGTATATCAAATTCCTATTGAAGGAGGTGTTCCTGTTGAAATAGCATCCTACAAAGATTTAATACTAAACAAAAATATTTCACCTAATGGAGTTTATGAAATTTTTACGAAAGATGTAAAGCTTAAAAAAGTAACTGGTAAAGATTTTTATCCTGAAATTAAAAATTCAAATGTGCAGATTTATGACGAATTAAATTACCGTCATTGGGATACTTGGGAAGATGGAGCCTACAGTCACGTATTTTATAAAACTACTGCAAACGGAGATGACGCTATTGATATTATGCCAAACGAACCTTTTGATTGTCCACAAAAACCTTTTGGAGGATCGGAAGATTATTTGTGGAGTCCAGATAGCCAAAACATACTTTATGTAACAAAAAAATTAAGTGGAACAGCATATGCTACTAGTACAAATACAAATATTTACAGTTATAATTTAGCATCAAAAACTACAACCAATTTAACTGAAGAAAATAAAGGATACGATACAAATCCGGCTTTTTCATCTAAAAATCAATTAGCTTGGTTGCAAATGAAAAGAGATGGTTACGAAGCTGATAAAAATGATATTATTGTTTTAATTGATGGAGAAAAAGTAAATCTTACAGAAGATTGGGATGAAACCATTCATAGTTTTGCTTGGGACGAAAAAGGCGATAAAATTTACTTTATAGCTCCTAATTTTGGAACCGTTCAACTTTTTGAAATTAAAATACCTACTTCTTCAAAAAAAATATTACAACCAAAACAACTTACAAACGGGCAATTTGATGTAAGTAGTATTGTAGGACAATCTAAAAACTTATTGGTGGTTAACCGTAGAGATATGAACCATGCAAATGAGTTGTATACGTACAATTTAAAAAATGGAGACTTAATACAGCTTAGCCATGCAAATGATGCAACTTATAATTCAATAGCTTTAAGTAAGGTAGAAAAAAGAATGGTGAAAACTTCTGACGGAAAAGATATGTTAACCTGGGTAATTTACCCTCCAAATTTCGATCCTTCAAAAAAATATCCAACAATTTTATATTGTAAAGGTGGCCCACAAGGTCCATTAAGTCAATCGTATTCTTTTAGATGGAATTATCAATTAATGGCTGCAAATGGTTATATAATTGTAGCGCCAAGTAGAAGAGGAATGCCAGGTTTTGGGGTAGAATGGAACGAGCAAATTAGTAAAGATTATGGCGGACAAAATATGAAAGATTATTTAGCTGCAATTGACGATATTTCTAAAGAAAGTTATGTAGATACCGATAGATTAGGTTGTATTGGAGCTAGTTATGGAGGTTTTTCAGCATTTTATTTAGCTGGACATCACGAAGGAAGGTTTAAAAGTTTTATAGCTCATGACGGTATGTTTAATTTACGAAGTATGTACGGAACAACCGAAGAATTATTTTTTGTAAATTGGGATTTAGGTGGTCCTTATTGGGATAAAAATAATGCTGCAGCCCAAAAAACTTTTAATGAATTTAATCCTGCTAATTATGTAGATAAATGGGACACTCCTATTTTAATAATTCAAGGAGCTAAAGATTACAGAGTTCCAGTTGGGCAAGGTTTAGAAGCGTTTCAAGCGGCTCAATTAAGAGGTATAAAAAGTAAATTACTGTACTTTCCAGAAGAAAATCATTGGGTTTTAAATGGGCAAAATAGCTTTATTTGGCATACAGAATTTTATAAATGGCTAGAAGAAACATTGTAA
- the recJ gene encoding single-stranded-DNA-specific exonuclease RecJ, translating into MRWKIKPETDSLITSNLAKKLGVDYTIAKLLVQRGIHSFNEAKAFFRPTLNNLHNPFLMKDMDKAVARIELAVSNNENILVYGDYDVDGTTSVSLLYSYLKTIYPNIATYIPDRYAEGYGVSFKGIDFAEDNNFSLIIALDCGIKALEKVSYAKEKDIDFIICDHHRPGNEIPDAVAVLDPKRSDCEYPYKELCGCGVGFKLIQAIGSKRGETINDLIQYLDLVATAIAADIVPITGENRVLAYFGLQVINTNPRTGIKAMIHQIDKKELTITDVVFIIAPRINAAGRIKHGNYAVELLTEIDFDTAIKFASEIEKNNTERKDLDKAITIEALQQIEENNETENFSTVVYAENWHKGVIGIVASRLIETYYRPTLVFTKSGDKLAASARSVKGFDVYDALEQCSEFIEQFGGHKYAAGLTLTIENYPKFKAKFEEVVKNTLPEELRTPEILIDTEISLSEITPKFFRIINQLAPFGPQNLKPVFMASGLRDNGYGKKVGADQSHLKLCILDGVHQQTFNAIGFSMGDKYELTTNGNPFKAVFNVDENHWNGNTSLQLLLKDIQEE; encoded by the coding sequence ATGCGATGGAAAATAAAACCAGAAACAGATTCATTAATCACTTCAAACCTTGCAAAAAAATTAGGTGTTGATTATACCATTGCTAAATTATTAGTACAACGTGGAATCCACTCTTTTAATGAGGCAAAAGCCTTTTTTAGACCTACTTTAAATAATTTACACAATCCATTCTTAATGAAAGATATGGATAAAGCTGTGGCTCGTATTGAATTGGCAGTTTCCAATAATGAAAACATACTAGTTTATGGAGATTATGATGTAGATGGAACAACTTCTGTATCGCTACTTTACTCATATTTAAAAACAATTTATCCAAATATTGCAACTTATATTCCAGATAGATATGCAGAAGGTTATGGTGTTTCTTTTAAGGGTATTGATTTTGCTGAAGACAATAATTTTTCACTAATAATTGCCTTAGATTGTGGTATAAAAGCATTAGAAAAAGTTAGTTATGCCAAAGAAAAAGATATTGATTTTATTATTTGTGATCACCATAGACCAGGAAATGAAATCCCTGATGCAGTTGCGGTTTTAGACCCAAAACGTTCAGATTGTGAATATCCTTATAAAGAATTATGTGGTTGTGGTGTTGGGTTTAAATTAATTCAGGCAATAGGAAGTAAGAGAGGTGAAACCATAAATGATTTAATTCAATATTTAGATTTAGTTGCTACTGCAATTGCCGCAGATATTGTTCCAATAACAGGTGAAAATAGGGTGTTGGCTTATTTTGGATTGCAAGTTATAAACACAAATCCAAGAACCGGAATTAAAGCAATGATTCATCAAATAGATAAAAAAGAACTCACAATTACAGATGTTGTTTTTATTATTGCACCTAGAATTAATGCTGCTGGAAGAATTAAACACGGAAATTATGCCGTTGAATTATTAACGGAAATTGATTTTGATACCGCCATAAAATTTGCTTCAGAAATTGAAAAAAACAACACAGAAAGAAAAGATTTAGATAAAGCAATTACTATTGAAGCCCTGCAACAAATTGAAGAAAACAATGAAACTGAAAACTTTTCAACTGTTGTATATGCCGAAAATTGGCACAAAGGTGTTATTGGAATTGTTGCTTCTAGACTGATAGAAACCTATTACAGACCTACATTAGTTTTTACAAAAAGTGGCGATAAATTAGCTGCTTCTGCACGTTCTGTTAAAGGTTTTGATGTATATGACGCTTTGGAGCAATGCTCAGAATTTATTGAACAATTTGGCGGACATAAATATGCTGCCGGTTTAACATTAACCATTGAAAATTACCCAAAATTTAAAGCAAAATTTGAAGAAGTTGTAAAAAACACCTTACCCGAAGAACTAAGAACCCCTGAAATTTTGATAGATACAGAAATTTCACTTTCAGAAATAACACCAAAATTCTTTAGAATTATTAATCAATTAGCTCCTTTTGGACCTCAAAATTTAAAACCTGTTTTTATGGCTAGTGGGTTACGCGATAATGGCTATGGTAAAAAAGTAGGCGCAGATCAATCGCATTTAAAATTATGTATTTTAGATGGTGTTCATCAACAAACATTTAACGCTATTGGATTTAGTATGGGAGATAAATACGAATTAACCACCAATGGCAATCCGTTTAAAGCGGTGTTTAATGTAGACGAAAATCATTGGAATGGAAATACATCGTTACAATTGCTATTGAAGGATATTCAAGAGGAATAA